From a region of the Candidatus Zixiibacteriota bacterium genome:
- the nuoE gene encoding NADH-quinone oxidoreductase subunit NuoE, which produces MKHDFSKLPEIFDRYPSAPESLIAVLQDIQKEYNFLPCHALEETAKRLGVPLSKVFSVSTFYNAFSLNPKGEKVIRICVGTTCHIRGSKQIQQQLENLLKIKAGETTEDGKFSIEVVACVGACAMAPVVAVNDEFHGGVTVANVKRLVKTNKKD; this is translated from the coding sequence ATGAAACACGATTTCTCTAAACTTCCGGAGATTTTTGACCGCTACCCGAGTGCTCCGGAATCATTAATAGCCGTTCTGCAGGATATCCAGAAGGAGTACAATTTTCTCCCCTGCCACGCGCTCGAGGAGACAGCCAAACGTCTGGGTGTTCCGCTTTCGAAGGTATTCTCGGTTTCTACCTTCTATAACGCCTTTAGCCTGAATCCTAAAGGTGAGAAGGTTATTCGCATATGCGTCGGCACCACCTGCCATATTCGCGGCTCCAAGCAAATTCAGCAACAACTTGAGAATCTGCTCAAGATCAAAGCTGGAGAGACCACCGAAGACGGGAAATTCTCGATCGAGGTGGTCGCATGCGTCGGCGCCTGCGCCATGGCTCCGGTGGTGGCGGTCAACGATGAGTTCCACGGCGGCGTGACCGTCGCAAACGTCAAGCGACTGGTCAAGACAAACAAGAAGGACTGA
- a CDS encoding 2-oxoacid:acceptor oxidoreductase family protein, whose translation MKQYEVLFAGFGGQGIMTAGQLLAYAGIAEGKQVAWIPSYGPEMRGGTAYCMVVISDTRIGSPIISNPRCAVVFNRPSFDKFVPRIKPQGLSIVNSSLIDVTTDRDDITELLVPANDIAMKIGNPKAANIAVLGAFIGATEVVGYDTIKDTIKLKLGKKKEALPVNMKALEEGYKLSREVLGRKVKA comes from the coding sequence ATGAAACAGTATGAAGTTCTCTTTGCCGGTTTCGGCGGCCAGGGCATCATGACCGCCGGACAATTGCTGGCTTACGCCGGTATCGCCGAAGGAAAACAGGTAGCCTGGATTCCCTCGTACGGCCCGGAGATGCGTGGCGGCACCGCCTATTGCATGGTGGTTATTTCAGACACCCGGATCGGTTCGCCGATCATCAGCAACCCCCGTTGTGCGGTGGTGTTCAATCGTCCCTCATTCGATAAGTTTGTCCCGAGGATCAAACCGCAGGGTCTTTCGATCGTCAACAGCTCCCTGATCGACGTTACCACCGATCGTGACGATATTACCGAACTGCTCGTTCCGGCCAACGATATCGCCATGAAAATCGGTAATCCCAAAGCGGCCAATATCGCCGTACTGGGTGCGTTTATCGGCGCCACTGAGGTGGTCGGATACGACACCATCAAGGATACGATCAAGTTGAAGCTGGGCAAAAAGAAAGAAGCCCTGCCGGTCAACATGAAAGCTCTCGAAGAGGGATACAAACTGTCCCGGGAAGTTCTCGGTCGGAAGGTAAAGGCATGA
- a CDS encoding NADH-ubiquinone oxidoreductase-F iron-sulfur binding region domain-containing protein, with the protein MNKHPRTVLICCGPGCLANGAKKISDEFHKVIKDKKIKGFSVEALKETGCHGFCEQGPLVIIEPDGVFYTKVKVRDVEEIIETSIKKKEIVERLLYTNAADGKTYTDYKEIPFYKLQNRIALRNIGKIRQCDIDEYIAIGGYEAMAKALSKMKPQEVIDEVIASGLRGRGGGGFPTGRKWATCAKIDDEPRYVICNGDEGDPGAFMDRAIMEGDPHSVIEGMIIAAWAVGSHNGYIYVREEYPLAVVNLQKAIEQAQALGLLGENILGTGFDFDIHVSRGGGAFVCGESSALMLSVAGEVGEPRAKYIRSVQKGLFDKPTVLNNVESYANVPVIIAKGGKWFSSIGTAKSTGTKAFSLVGKVRNTGLIEVPMGTTLKQIIYDIGGGVIKDRPFKAVQTGGPSGGCLPEEKLDLSVDFDTLTQAGSMMGSGGMIVMDDRTCVVDVAKYFLQFLIDESCGKCVPCREGLYQLHALAVAVSEGRATEEDLDKMEKLSENIVIGSLCGLGKSGPNPFLSTIRYFRDEYLAHIRDKRCPAGVCRALITYKIDPEICNGCMACISACAHEAITGKKKEPHFINQDKCDKCGACYAVCQHNAIEVV; encoded by the coding sequence ATGAACAAGCACCCTCGAACGGTGCTGATATGCTGCGGTCCGGGATGTCTGGCCAACGGCGCTAAGAAGATCAGCGACGAATTCCATAAGGTCATCAAGGATAAAAAGATCAAGGGATTCTCGGTCGAGGCTCTCAAGGAAACCGGTTGTCATGGTTTCTGCGAGCAGGGACCGTTGGTTATTATCGAACCGGACGGCGTGTTCTACACGAAAGTGAAAGTCAGGGATGTCGAGGAGATCATAGAAACCTCGATTAAAAAGAAAGAGATTGTCGAGCGGTTGCTCTATACCAATGCCGCCGACGGCAAGACCTACACCGACTACAAAGAAATCCCGTTCTACAAACTGCAGAACCGGATCGCCCTGCGGAACATCGGCAAGATTCGCCAGTGCGACATCGACGAGTACATCGCCATCGGCGGTTACGAAGCGATGGCGAAGGCGCTTTCGAAGATGAAACCGCAGGAAGTGATCGACGAGGTTATCGCCTCCGGTCTGCGTGGTCGCGGCGGCGGCGGTTTCCCGACCGGACGCAAGTGGGCTACTTGCGCGAAGATCGACGATGAACCCCGTTACGTGATCTGCAACGGCGACGAGGGCGACCCCGGCGCGTTCATGGATCGCGCCATTATGGAAGGCGATCCGCATTCGGTGATCGAAGGGATGATTATCGCCGCCTGGGCGGTCGGCTCCCACAACGGGTACATTTACGTCCGCGAGGAGTATCCCCTGGCGGTTGTCAACCTGCAGAAAGCTATCGAACAAGCGCAGGCCCTGGGACTGCTGGGAGAAAACATTCTTGGAACCGGCTTCGATTTCGACATCCATGTCAGTCGCGGCGGCGGTGCTTTCGTTTGCGGCGAGTCTTCGGCTCTCATGCTGTCGGTGGCGGGTGAGGTCGGCGAACCGCGAGCCAAATATATCCGTTCGGTTCAAAAGGGTTTGTTCGACAAACCGACCGTGCTGAACAATGTCGAGAGCTATGCCAACGTCCCGGTGATCATCGCCAAAGGCGGCAAGTGGTTCTCCTCGATCGGTACGGCCAAATCTACCGGAACCAAGGCTTTCTCACTCGTCGGCAAGGTGCGCAACACCGGGTTGATCGAAGTGCCGATGGGCACCACCCTGAAACAGATCATCTACGATATCGGTGGTGGTGTAATCAAAGACCGGCCGTTCAAAGCGGTCCAGACCGGCGGCCCCTCGGGCGGTTGTTTGCCGGAAGAGAAACTCGATTTGTCGGTCGATTTCGACACCCTGACTCAGGCTGGTTCGATGATGGGCTCCGGCGGAATGATCGTGATGGACGACCGCACCTGCGTGGTCGATGTCGCGAAATACTTCCTCCAATTCCTCATCGATGAATCCTGCGGTAAGTGTGTCCCCTGCCGCGAAGGTTTGTACCAGTTGCACGCCCTGGCGGTAGCGGTGAGCGAAGGCCGCGCGACCGAGGAAGATCTCGACAAAATGGAGAAACTCTCGGAAAATATCGTGATCGGTTCGCTTTGCGGACTGGGGAAATCCGGCCCGAATCCGTTCCTGTCGACAATTCGTTATTTCCGCGATGAATACCTGGCGCACATCCGCGACAAGCGGTGTCCGGCCGGTGTTTGTCGGGCGCTTATTACCTATAAAATCGATCCGGAGATCTGTAACGGCTGCATGGCCTGTATTTCTGCCTGCGCCCATGAAGCGATCACCGGTAAGAAAAAGGAACCTCATTTCATCAATCAGGACAAGTGTGACAAATGCGGCGCCTGCTACGCCGTCTGTCAGCACAATGCCATCGAGGTTGTTTAG
- a CDS encoding 4Fe-4S binding protein, with protein MPGITIDKNHCKGCELCVKACPQKIISMSKEITVRGYFYAKVHDPSRCIGCRICALTCPDVAITVHSNGLVYELYEY; from the coding sequence ATGCCGGGAATAACCATAGACAAGAACCATTGCAAAGGTTGTGAGTTATGCGTAAAAGCCTGCCCTCAGAAAATTATCTCGATGTCCAAAGAGATAACGGTGCGGGGTTACTTTTACGCCAAAGTTCATGATCCATCGCGATGCATCGGCTGTCGTATCTGCGCCCTGACCTGCCCCGATGTGGCAATCACGGTGCACAGCAACGGCCTGGTTTACGAACTCTACGAGTACTAG
- the vorB gene encoding 3-methyl-2-oxobutanoate dehydrogenase subunit VorB gives MAKILMKGNEAIAEAAIRAGATNYFCYPITPQTEVAEYLARRMPEVGGVFLQGESELAVANMLFGAASTGKRCFTTSSSPGISLMQEAISYMAGASLPVVIVNIMRGGPGLGGILPAQSDYNQAVKGGGHGDYRVLVLAPSSIQEAVDLMMLSFHLADKYRNPVMMIGDGMIGQMMEAVEFPENYTEPELPSTDEWAATGCAGRNPRIIKSLFLDPVGLEKNSWMLQDKYRQMAREEIRFEKYRVSDKNQVLIISYGTMARICQTAIDELADEGISVGLLRPITLFPLCEEQIYNEVAKKNIKAALVVEMSTAQMYEDVVRSVVGKKKVHFYGRTGGIVPSPEEVKEQIHQIVGTKKTTTRKKKA, from the coding sequence ATGGCAAAAATACTTATGAAAGGAAACGAAGCGATTGCCGAGGCTGCCATCCGGGCCGGCGCGACCAACTACTTCTGCTATCCGATTACGCCTCAGACGGAGGTAGCGGAATACCTGGCGCGGCGGATGCCCGAGGTCGGCGGCGTGTTTCTGCAGGGCGAAAGCGAGTTGGCCGTGGCCAACATGCTTTTCGGCGCTGCGTCGACCGGCAAACGCTGTTTCACTACTTCCTCCAGCCCGGGCATCAGCCTGATGCAGGAGGCAATCTCTTACATGGCGGGAGCATCTCTCCCGGTCGTGATCGTCAACATCATGCGCGGCGGTCCCGGCCTGGGCGGTATCCTCCCGGCTCAGTCTGACTACAATCAGGCGGTCAAGGGCGGCGGACACGGTGATTATCGTGTGCTCGTCCTGGCGCCGTCATCGATTCAGGAAGCGGTCGACCTGATGATGTTGTCCTTCCATCTGGCGGATAAATACCGCAATCCGGTCATGATGATCGGCGACGGTATGATCGGCCAGATGATGGAAGCGGTAGAATTCCCCGAGAATTACACCGAACCGGAGTTGCCCTCAACGGACGAATGGGCCGCGACCGGTTGTGCCGGACGTAATCCGAGAATTATCAAATCGCTCTTCCTCGACCCGGTCGGCCTGGAGAAAAATAGCTGGATGCTTCAGGACAAGTACCGGCAAATGGCCCGAGAAGAAATCAGATTCGAAAAATACCGTGTCTCGGACAAAAACCAGGTGCTGATCATTTCCTACGGGACAATGGCCCGTATTTGCCAGACCGCTATCGATGAACTGGCCGACGAAGGAATTTCCGTCGGGTTGCTTCGTCCCATCACCCTCTTCCCCCTTTGTGAGGAACAGATATACAACGAAGTCGCCAAGAAAAACATCAAGGCCGCGCTGGTGGTCGAGATGAGCACGGCGCAGATGTACGAGGATGTGGTCCGGTCGGTGGTCGGCAAGAAGAAAGTTCATTTCTACGGCCGCACCGGCGGTATCGTTCCTTCACCGGAAGAGGTCAAAGAACAGATTCATCAGATCGTCGGCACGAAGAAAACGACGACCCGAAAGAAGAAAGCCTGA
- a CDS encoding thiamine pyrophosphate-dependent enzyme: MKTDNTILFDRPEAMYDNVTHYCPGCTHGVIHRLVAEAIDEIGERENTCGVAPVGCSVLCYNYLKTDFLEAPHGRAPALATGFKRIRPDMIVFTYQGDGDLASIGMGEIVHAANRGEKFTTIFVNNAIYGMTGGQMAPTTLSGQVTTTCPFGRNNALVGWPIRMSELLSSLQTPAYIERVSVHDPKHIVQAKRAIKKAFTLQKAGKCFTLVEVLSTCPTNWGLTPSAAQEWLKNNMLAYYPLGCYKDYVEDGGGQ; the protein is encoded by the coding sequence ATGAAAACAGATAATACAATACTGTTCGATCGGCCCGAGGCAATGTATGACAATGTCACCCACTACTGCCCCGGTTGTACCCACGGTGTGATTCATCGTCTGGTGGCCGAAGCTATCGATGAAATCGGCGAACGAGAAAATACCTGCGGTGTCGCCCCGGTGGGCTGCTCGGTGCTCTGCTACAATTATCTCAAAACCGATTTCCTGGAAGCCCCGCACGGCCGCGCTCCGGCACTGGCGACCGGGTTCAAACGCATCCGACCGGACATGATCGTTTTCACCTATCAGGGCGACGGCGATCTGGCCTCGATCGGTATGGGCGAAATCGTTCACGCCGCCAATCGCGGGGAGAAGTTCACTACGATCTTCGTCAATAACGCTATTTACGGCATGACCGGAGGACAGATGGCTCCGACCACGCTGAGCGGTCAGGTTACCACGACCTGTCCGTTCGGACGTAACAACGCCCTGGTGGGATGGCCGATTCGCATGTCGGAATTGTTGTCGTCGCTCCAAACCCCCGCCTACATCGAGCGGGTATCGGTACACGATCCCAAACATATCGTTCAAGCCAAACGAGCCATCAAGAAGGCTTTTACACTGCAAAAAGCCGGGAAGTGCTTCACCCTGGTCGAAGTCCTCTCGACATGTCCGACCAACTGGGGATTGACCCCGAGCGCGGCACAGGAATGGCTTAAGAACAACATGCTCGCCTACTATCCGCTGGGTTGTTACAAGGACTACGTCGAGGATGGAGGCGGCCAATGA